One genomic segment of Peribacillus sp. FSL H8-0477 includes these proteins:
- a CDS encoding carbohydrate ABC transporter permease: protein MHRIKNATIGWSFVVLAVVMICMFTFYPMVHAFMMSLQSGTGTNLSFVGLDNYARLLKDPTFLTTVKNTVIYLILQVPIMIILALFISVLLNNPKLKFRGFFRTAIFLPCVTSLVAYSVIFKYLFSLDGIVNIMLMKISLISEPIQWLTDPFWAKITIIVAITWRWTGYNMIFYLSALQNIDYSIYESAKMDGASPIQQFFKITIPLLKPIILFTSIISTIGTLQLFDEVMNITQGGPGNATMTISQYIYNLSFKYTPDFGYAATVSYAIVIMIGIFSILQFKVAGDKNE, encoded by the coding sequence ATGCATCGGATAAAAAATGCAACGATAGGATGGTCTTTTGTCGTACTGGCAGTCGTCATGATCTGTATGTTTACTTTCTATCCAATGGTTCATGCATTTATGATGTCTTTGCAATCAGGAACAGGTACAAATCTTTCCTTTGTCGGATTGGACAATTATGCACGTTTGTTGAAGGATCCCACGTTTTTGACAACTGTAAAAAATACGGTTATCTATCTCATCCTTCAAGTTCCGATTATGATTATTCTTGCTCTATTTATATCGGTACTGCTGAATAACCCCAAACTAAAGTTTAGGGGGTTCTTTCGAACAGCCATTTTCTTACCATGTGTAACCTCACTTGTTGCGTATTCGGTTATTTTTAAATATTTATTTTCACTAGATGGCATTGTTAACATCATGCTCATGAAGATTTCACTTATTTCTGAACCAATTCAGTGGCTGACTGACCCTTTTTGGGCAAAAATCACCATTATTGTTGCGATTACTTGGAGGTGGACTGGCTATAATATGATCTTCTATTTATCCGCTCTGCAAAATATTGATTACTCAATTTATGAATCAGCAAAAATGGATGGTGCGTCCCCAATTCAGCAGTTTTTTAAGATTACTATTCCATTACTAAAACCAATCATTTTGTTTACTTCCATTATCTCAACAATCGGGACCCTTCAATTGTTTGATGAAGTCATGAATATTACGCAAGGAGGGCCAGGAAATGCAACGATGACCATTTCTCAGTATATTTACAATCTATCGTTTAAATATACCCCTGACTTTGGTTATGCGGCGACTGTCTCTTATGCAATTGTGATTATGATTGGAATCTTTTCCATTCTTCAGTTTAAAGTGGCAGGTGATAAAAATGAGTAA